A genome region from Megalobrama amblycephala isolate DHTTF-2021 linkage group LG16, ASM1881202v1, whole genome shotgun sequence includes the following:
- the agfg1a gene encoding arf-GAP domain and FG repeat-containing protein 1a isoform X8 — protein MAASAKRKQEEKHLKMLREMTSLALNRKCFDCDQRGPTYANMTVGSFVCTSCSGILRGLNPPHRVKSISMTTFTQQEIEFLQKHGNEACKQIWLGLYDDRNLAIPDFREPQKVKEFLQDKYEKKRWYVPPEQAKTVASVHASISGSSASSTSSTPEVRPLKTLLEESVPSLHFSKNTPSQSPVVSRAQLAQQQYQDRKFDLLSELGGDIFAGPHSQSTGNANFANFAHFNSHSGSSSGLVNANFANFDNFPKSCSADFASFSSTQSNSVGEGHKAEAGSVPADRYAALADLDNIFSTKPEQGTSSAPPSAGVGPPPPQAALLGGDRYSALAELNTVFCSSAPNVSGYNAATTTQGSMFGSSTAVPPAQAQQGLPSMLQGFTGPSTNPFVAPGAPQATNPFQTNGRGAAPGVGVATADMLGPLQGQAYPAAHFASFGPPSMSMPTGFGNTAAYNLPTSFSGNFQQAFPGQPFTQPHAYPQQPNGGFAAFGQGKVAPFGQNMTGPGITNNPFLAGAPAAQFPAGGSSTNPFL, from the exons ATGGCAGCGAGCGCGAAGCGAAAACAGGAGGAAAAACACCTGAAGATGCTGCGGGAAATGACGAGTTTAGCGCTCAACCGAAAGTGCTTCGACTGCGACCAGCGCGGCCCGACCTACGCCAACATGACCGTGGGCTCGTTCGTCTGCACGTCCTGTTCAGGCATCCT ACGAGGCCTGAATCCTCCCCACAGAGTGAAGTCTATCTCCATGACGACTTTCACGCAACAGGAAATTGAATTTCTACAGAAGCATGGAAATGAG GCATGTAAACAGATATGGCTTGGCCTTTATGACGACAGAAACTTGGCCATCCCAGACTTCAGAGAACCTCAGAAGGTCAAAGAGTTTCTTCAGGACAAATACGAAAAGAAGCGATG GTATGTTCCTCCAGAGCAGGCTAAGACTGTGGCGTCGGTTCATGCGTCTATCTCTGGTTCATCTGCTAGCAGCACCAGCAGTACTCCAGAGGTCCGACCTCTCAAAACCTTACTGGAGGAATCAGTACCCAGTTTACACTTTAGCAAAAACACACCCAGCCAG TCTCCGGTTGTGTCACGCGCTCAGCTGGCCCAGCAGCAGTATCAGGACAGGAAGTTCGATCTGCTCAGCGAACTGGGTGGCGACATTTTTGCTGGTCCGCATTCTCAATCCACAGGCAACGCAAACTTTGCCAACTTTGCACATTTCAACAGTCATTCGG GTAGCTCATCAGGACTAGTTAATGCCAACTTTGCGAACTTCGATAActtccccaaatcgtgcagtGCTGATTTTGCCTCGTTTAGCTCCACCCAGAGTAACTCTGTGGGGGAGGGTCATAAAGCGGAAGCAGGCAGTGTCCCTGCGGATCGATACGCAGCCCTCGCCGACCTTGACAACATATTCAGCACCAAACCTGAGCAAG GTACGAGTTCCGCCCCTCCATCAGCAGGTGTGGGTCCGCCCCCTCCACAGGCAGCTCTGTTGGGCGGCGATCGCTACTCTGCTCTAGCTGAACTGAACACTGTCTTCTGCTCCTCAGCGCCAAATGTGAGCGGCTACAACGCTGCCACCACAACACAAGG GTCTATGTTTGGATCCTCTACAGCCGTTCCTCCAGCTCAAGCACAACAGGGTTTACCCAGCATGCTTCAGGGTTTTACAG GGCCTTCAACGAATCCATTCGTCGCTCCGGGGGCTCCGCAGGCCACTAACCCATTTCAGACCAATGGGAGAGGAGCAGCACCAGGAGTGGGCGTGGCCACAGCAG ACATGTTAGGACCCCTGCAGGGTCAGGCTTACCCTGCAGCCCACTTTG CCTCTTTCGGTCCACCGTCCATGAGCATGCCGACTGGGTTTGGAAACACTGCTGCATACAACCTTCCCACCAGCTTCAGTGGAAACTTCCAGCAGGCATTTCCTGGACAGCCGTTCACCCAGCCTCACGCGTATCCCCAACAACCCAACG gAGGTTTTGCTGCATTTGGTCAGGGTAAGGTCGCTCCTTTTGGACAGAACATGACGGGACCTGGAATAACCAACAATCCCTTCCTG GCAGGGGCACCAGCAGCACAGTTTCCTGCAGGAGGCTCATCCACAAACCCCTTCTTATAG
- the agfg1a gene encoding arf-GAP domain and FG repeat-containing protein 1a isoform X7, with protein sequence MAASAKRKQEEKHLKMLREMTSLALNRKCFDCDQRGPTYANMTVGSFVCTSCSGILRGLNPPHRVKSISMTTFTQQEIEFLQKHGNEACKQIWLGLYDDRNLAIPDFREPQKVKEFLQDKYEKKRWYVPPEQAKTVASVHASISGSSASSTSSTPEVRPLKTLLEESVPSLHFSKNTPSQSPVVSRAQLAQQQYQDRKFDLLSELGGDIFAGPHSQSTGNANFANFAHFNSHSAAQNANANADFANFDAFKSSAAPTAAAFPPAPQDSFQPTQPVYNSLPFSRSVGEFTSTLPPLAMHSSSSGLVNANFANFDNFPKSCSADFASFSSTQSNSVGEGHKAEAGSVPADRYAALADLDNIFSTKPEQGTSSAPPSAGVGPPPPQAALLGGDRYSALAELNTVFCSSAPNVSGYNAATTTQGSMFGSSTAVPPAQAQQGLPSMLQGFTASFGPPSMSMPTGFGNTAAYNLPTSFSGNFQQAFPGQPFTQPHAYPQQPNGGFAAFGQGKVAPFGQNMTGPGITNNPFLAGAPAAQFPAGGSSTNPFL encoded by the exons ATGGCAGCGAGCGCGAAGCGAAAACAGGAGGAAAAACACCTGAAGATGCTGCGGGAAATGACGAGTTTAGCGCTCAACCGAAAGTGCTTCGACTGCGACCAGCGCGGCCCGACCTACGCCAACATGACCGTGGGCTCGTTCGTCTGCACGTCCTGTTCAGGCATCCT ACGAGGCCTGAATCCTCCCCACAGAGTGAAGTCTATCTCCATGACGACTTTCACGCAACAGGAAATTGAATTTCTACAGAAGCATGGAAATGAG GCATGTAAACAGATATGGCTTGGCCTTTATGACGACAGAAACTTGGCCATCCCAGACTTCAGAGAACCTCAGAAGGTCAAAGAGTTTCTTCAGGACAAATACGAAAAGAAGCGATG GTATGTTCCTCCAGAGCAGGCTAAGACTGTGGCGTCGGTTCATGCGTCTATCTCTGGTTCATCTGCTAGCAGCACCAGCAGTACTCCAGAGGTCCGACCTCTCAAAACCTTACTGGAGGAATCAGTACCCAGTTTACACTTTAGCAAAAACACACCCAGCCAG TCTCCGGTTGTGTCACGCGCTCAGCTGGCCCAGCAGCAGTATCAGGACAGGAAGTTCGATCTGCTCAGCGAACTGGGTGGCGACATTTTTGCTGGTCCGCATTCTCAATCCACAGGCAACGCAAACTTTGCCAACTTTGCACATTTCAACAGTCATTCGG CAGCGCAGAATGCGAATGCTAATGCAGACTTTGCCAATTTTGATGCGTtcaaaagttctgctgctccaACCGCAGCAGCATTTCCACCAGCTCCACAGGACTCATTTCAGCCCACACAACCAG TGTACAACAGTCTCCCATTTAGTCGCAGTGTGGGAGAGTTTACCTCAACGCTGCCTCCACTGGCCATGCACA GTAGCTCATCAGGACTAGTTAATGCCAACTTTGCGAACTTCGATAActtccccaaatcgtgcagtGCTGATTTTGCCTCGTTTAGCTCCACCCAGAGTAACTCTGTGGGGGAGGGTCATAAAGCGGAAGCAGGCAGTGTCCCTGCGGATCGATACGCAGCCCTCGCCGACCTTGACAACATATTCAGCACCAAACCTGAGCAAG GTACGAGTTCCGCCCCTCCATCAGCAGGTGTGGGTCCGCCCCCTCCACAGGCAGCTCTGTTGGGCGGCGATCGCTACTCTGCTCTAGCTGAACTGAACACTGTCTTCTGCTCCTCAGCGCCAAATGTGAGCGGCTACAACGCTGCCACCACAACACAAGG GTCTATGTTTGGATCCTCTACAGCCGTTCCTCCAGCTCAAGCACAACAGGGTTTACCCAGCATGCTTCAGGGTTTTACAG CCTCTTTCGGTCCACCGTCCATGAGCATGCCGACTGGGTTTGGAAACACTGCTGCATACAACCTTCCCACCAGCTTCAGTGGAAACTTCCAGCAGGCATTTCCTGGACAGCCGTTCACCCAGCCTCACGCGTATCCCCAACAACCCAACG gAGGTTTTGCTGCATTTGGTCAGGGTAAGGTCGCTCCTTTTGGACAGAACATGACGGGACCTGGAATAACCAACAATCCCTTCCTG GCAGGGGCACCAGCAGCACAGTTTCCTGCAGGAGGCTCATCCACAAACCCCTTCTTATAG